In the genome of Raphanus sativus cultivar WK10039 chromosome 4, ASM80110v3, whole genome shotgun sequence, one region contains:
- the LOC108851447 gene encoding adenine phosphoribosyltransferase 3: MSGNKQEEDPRINGIKTKIRVVPDFPKKGIMFQDITTVLLDPKAFKDTIDLFVERYRDKNISVVAGIEARGFLFGPPIALAIGAKFVPLRKPKKLPGETIFEEYELEYGNDRLEMHVGAVEAGDRALVVDDLIATGGTLCAAINLLERVGAEVVECACVIELPELKGRQRLKGKPLCMLVEYR, translated from the exons ATGTCGGGAAACAAGCAAGAAGAGGATCCTCGTATTAACGGAATCAAAACTAAGATCCGTGTCGTTCCAGATTTTCCCAAGAAag GAATAATGTTTCAAGACATAACAACAGTGCTGTTGGATCCCAAAGCCTTCAAAGATACAATTGATCTATTTGTTGAGAGATACAGAGACAAGAACATCTCAGTGGTTGCAG GAATAGAGGCTCGTGGATTCCTATTCGGTCCACCAATAGCGTTAGCCATTGGAGCAAAGTTCGTCCCTCTCCGTAAACCCAAGAAATTGCCAG GTGAAACGATATTTGAAGAATACGAGTTGGAGTACGGGAATGACCGGCTAGAGATGCACGTAGGAGCCGTTGAGGCTGGAGACCGAGCTTTGGTAGTTGATGATCTAATTGCGACCGGTGGTACTCTTTGTGCTGCCATTAACTTGCTCG AGAGGGTTGGGGCAGAAGTTGTGGAATGTGCATGCGTGATCGAGTTACCCGAATTAAAG GGAAGGCAGAGACTCAAGGGGAAGCCACTATGCATGCTGGTGGAGTACCGATGA